A genomic segment from Haloplanus salinus encodes:
- a CDS encoding DUF499 domain-containing protein, whose translation MSTEGTLDTTIDDVLTLSPELTEGDSLIKGQIRLYDVDSEADTLESDAERFFNRTLLTGGLEDSLKRLRDTRRGEDNNRLHEMYGPYGTGKSHQMVALYHCFNSPDVVGDWADGRIEGLGEALPDDALPVVVSLQKEQYEYLWEPLFEQLDYEPDEEEYDEEGGYPSIDVIQDAVGDRTVAFFMDELEDWFGSLSGRRKDANRGFLQALFETTSRPNTELFAFVSVLREGSDVHDILSREPERVQVNMSNQVDIRDVLRHRLVDSIHDRSAMRTLVDQYIEAYADTDYVDLPDGLREEMYDTYPFHPILIDSLKTRYFAETESGATRGMLYLFAKVLVDQYQDTDLLTHGEVDAVEYNDELTRINVEHSRPDRCYDDIRERLADADITYGRPILSTVLIYSLTPGLAEGATTSDIVIGTYHAGDRINDIIVDLERLQGEVYHLWRSDDRYVIREDENPRSLVKNAARDVDDEDAIELVGDTVETLFGSGAHAVGFNVDSELENVPDSQNIKTVVKNGPWDADSVGEIIKNQPAGRQWRNTLVFVQPKNGKTISPTSQQEKFLGKAKEVIGAEIRKADENLAEEIREEIAKLHDEYEDDLLERLESAYGEIIDGDDLLNEFDYAAEMSLENFVATEPVLNASNIAAAAEADPFDLQRHVWDIVRDRLDNRSETTIDDIYEQFLMDPTYPIPGSAQAVVNAVEDGLGDKPILAHDGSGFKDELRGLNQDTVLVLESDVEKWSTEEVESELRGRFGAGTKEVDLGSFELDLRQRTDVWIHDQDPEDAVKMAAGRLANEDHYVLVSGSEILDKVRSDATLRDVSDAETLGANEIRDRIEETVDAAGEADTSQVLTTIRNDAEVYLPQDDTESAFRSAVSALLADGYKLKTGGDYVSTLGDRDPTSVVLAPMVPEDIGDRILNYIGDLDEEATFQVQSIQSECAAGQPEAAVKHFLLANLGKEDPHYVVGATGSEDPADWFPGAGFRIPPEEGWTFEYQGDSPAEMRQEWNESHESGSVSYGSISFNTDGEGAVPGGLQGVAEFQQAHTDLQLELGQSHEIVADILENIPESATSIDITIQFE comes from the coding sequence ATGAGCACAGAAGGAACTCTCGATACCACGATTGACGACGTGCTGACGCTCAGTCCGGAGCTCACTGAGGGGGATAGTCTCATCAAGGGCCAGATCCGCCTCTATGATGTCGACAGCGAGGCCGATACGCTGGAATCCGACGCAGAGCGATTCTTCAACCGGACGCTGCTGACCGGTGGGCTGGAGGACTCCCTGAAACGGCTCCGAGACACTCGTCGGGGCGAGGACAACAACCGCCTCCACGAGATGTATGGGCCGTACGGGACCGGGAAGTCCCACCAGATGGTCGCGCTGTATCACTGCTTCAACTCGCCCGACGTGGTGGGCGACTGGGCTGATGGCCGTATCGAAGGGCTTGGAGAAGCGCTCCCTGACGACGCGCTCCCGGTCGTAGTCTCCCTCCAGAAGGAGCAGTACGAGTACCTCTGGGAGCCGCTGTTCGAACAGCTGGATTACGAACCGGATGAGGAAGAGTACGATGAGGAGGGTGGCTACCCGAGCATCGACGTCATCCAGGACGCGGTCGGCGACCGTACCGTCGCGTTCTTCATGGACGAACTCGAGGACTGGTTCGGCTCGCTCAGCGGTCGCCGGAAAGACGCGAACCGCGGGTTCCTGCAAGCGCTCTTCGAGACGACATCCCGTCCCAACACGGAATTGTTCGCATTCGTCTCCGTGCTTCGTGAGGGATCTGACGTCCACGATATCCTGTCCCGCGAGCCCGAGCGCGTTCAGGTCAATATGTCCAACCAGGTCGACATTCGGGACGTTCTCCGTCACCGTCTCGTCGACTCTATCCACGACCGCTCGGCGATGCGCACGCTCGTCGACCAGTACATCGAAGCCTACGCGGACACTGATTACGTCGACCTTCCAGATGGGCTCCGCGAAGAGATGTACGACACCTACCCGTTCCACCCGATCCTCATCGACTCGCTGAAAACCCGCTACTTCGCGGAGACCGAGTCGGGGGCGACTCGGGGGATGCTGTATCTCTTCGCAAAGGTACTCGTCGATCAGTACCAGGATACTGACCTTCTCACGCACGGCGAGGTCGACGCCGTCGAGTACAACGACGAACTCACCCGCATCAACGTCGAACACTCCCGCCCGGACCGGTGTTACGACGACATCCGAGAACGTCTCGCCGACGCCGATATCACCTACGGCCGACCCATCCTCAGCACTGTTCTCATCTACTCGCTCACGCCGGGGCTCGCTGAGGGCGCGACCACCTCCGACATCGTTATCGGAACCTACCACGCCGGCGACCGCATCAACGACATCATCGTCGACCTCGAACGTCTCCAAGGCGAAGTCTACCACCTCTGGCGCTCCGACGACCGCTACGTCATCCGTGAGGATGAGAACCCGCGCTCGCTCGTAAAGAACGCCGCTCGAGACGTCGACGATGAAGACGCGATCGAGCTCGTTGGTGACACCGTCGAAACGCTATTCGGCTCGGGTGCACACGCGGTCGGCTTCAACGTCGACAGCGAACTCGAGAACGTCCCCGATAGCCAGAACATCAAAACCGTCGTGAAAAACGGTCCCTGGGATGCTGACAGCGTTGGTGAGATCATCAAGAATCAGCCTGCCGGTCGACAATGGCGGAACACGCTGGTGTTCGTCCAGCCCAAGAACGGCAAGACCATCTCGCCCACCTCGCAGCAGGAGAAGTTCCTGGGGAAGGCCAAGGAGGTCATCGGCGCAGAGATCCGCAAGGCGGACGAGAACCTTGCAGAGGAGATTCGCGAGGAGATTGCAAAGCTCCACGATGAGTACGAAGACGATCTCCTCGAACGCTTGGAGAGCGCCTACGGGGAAATCATCGACGGCGACGACCTCCTCAACGAGTTCGACTACGCGGCCGAGATGTCGCTGGAGAACTTCGTCGCCACCGAACCCGTCCTGAACGCCAGCAACATCGCCGCAGCAGCGGAGGCGGATCCCTTCGATCTCCAGCGTCACGTCTGGGACATCGTCCGCGATCGCCTCGACAACCGCTCCGAAACGACCATCGACGACATCTACGAGCAGTTCTTGATGGACCCGACGTATCCCATTCCGGGGAGCGCGCAGGCAGTCGTCAACGCCGTCGAAGACGGACTCGGAGACAAGCCGATCCTCGCCCACGATGGTAGCGGGTTCAAGGACGAACTTCGCGGGCTGAATCAGGACACGGTGCTCGTTCTGGAGAGCGACGTCGAGAAGTGGTCGACTGAGGAGGTCGAATCCGAACTTCGGGGGCGCTTCGGCGCCGGAACGAAGGAAGTCGACCTGGGATCGTTCGAACTCGATCTTCGCCAGCGGACCGACGTGTGGATTCACGACCAAGACCCGGAAGACGCCGTCAAGATGGCTGCCGGGCGGCTGGCAAACGAGGATCACTACGTCCTCGTCAGCGGCAGTGAAATCCTCGACAAAGTTCGCTCTGACGCGACGCTCCGAGACGTCTCGGACGCTGAGACGCTCGGAGCAAACGAGATTCGTGACCGTATCGAGGAGACGGTTGATGCCGCCGGCGAAGCCGACACCAGTCAGGTTCTTACGACCATCCGGAATGACGCTGAGGTCTACCTCCCGCAAGACGATACCGAGTCCGCATTCCGAAGCGCAGTAAGTGCGCTCCTGGCGGATGGATACAAGCTCAAAACTGGAGGCGACTACGTCAGTACCCTCGGTGATCGTGACCCCACGTCCGTCGTCCTCGCGCCGATGGTTCCCGAGGACATCGGCGACCGGATTCTGAACTATATTGGCGACCTCGATGAGGAAGCCACCTTCCAGGTACAGTCGATTCAGAGTGAATGCGCTGCGGGACAGCCCGAGGCGGCGGTCAAACACTTCCTGCTCGCAAACCTCGGAAAGGAGGACCCACACTACGTTGTCGGCGCGACTGGCTCAGAGGATCCTGCAGACTGGTTCCCCGGCGCTGGGTTCCGCATCCCGCCGGAGGAGGGCTGGACTTTCGAATACCAAGGCGACAGCCCGGCAGAGATGCGCCAGGAGTGGAACGAATCACACGAATCTGGCTCCGTCTCGTACGGATCGATTTCATTCAATACCGATGGTGAGGGCGCAGTGCCTGGCGGTCTCCAAGGGGTCGCTGAGTTCCAGCAGGCCCATACGGATCTGCAACTCGAACTCGGACAATCTCACGAGATCGTCGCCGACATTCTGGAGAACATCCCTGAGTCTGCCACAAGCATCGACATCACCATCCAGTTCGAATGA